Proteins co-encoded in one Vampirovibrio chlorellavorus genomic window:
- a CDS encoding glycosyltransferase family 2 protein yields MTTHQTISILIPVFNEIRFLSALLEKVNAVDFCGLQKQIILVDDGSTDGTRDLLKRYEGQPPYTVLYHTHNQGKGAALRTAIQHASGDIIVIQDADLEYDPKDYPELIQLILDGKADVAYGSRLTAGKPVRAFNVLHYFGNKFLTFMTNILYNTTLTDMETCYKAFRAEFLKDVVIRSNRFDFEPEITAKVLKRGARLYEAPISYSGRNFDEGKKITWRDGISALWTLVKYRFID; encoded by the coding sequence ATGACGACCCATCAAACCATCAGCATCCTGATCCCCGTATTTAATGAGATTCGCTTCTTGAGCGCCCTGCTGGAAAAAGTGAACGCGGTGGATTTCTGCGGCCTGCAAAAGCAAATCATTCTGGTGGATGACGGTTCCACCGACGGGACCCGCGACCTGTTGAAGCGCTATGAGGGACAACCGCCTTACACGGTGCTGTATCATACGCACAACCAGGGCAAGGGAGCCGCCCTCCGAACGGCCATTCAGCATGCCAGCGGGGATATTATCGTCATTCAGGACGCCGACCTGGAATACGATCCCAAGGACTACCCGGAACTGATTCAACTGATTCTGGATGGCAAGGCCGATGTGGCCTATGGCAGCCGGTTAACCGCCGGGAAGCCGGTACGGGCTTTCAACGTGCTGCATTACTTTGGCAACAAATTTCTCACTTTTATGACCAATATTCTCTACAACACCACCCTGACGGATATGGAAACCTGCTACAAAGCCTTCCGGGCCGAGTTTTTAAAGGATGTGGTCATTCGATCCAACCGATTTGACTTTGAACCGGAGATTACAGCCAAGGTACTAAAGCGCGGGGCCCGATTGTACGAAGCCCCCATTTCCTACAGCGGCCGCAACTTTGATGAAGGCAAGAAAATCACCTGGCGGGACGGCATTTCCGCCCTATGGACGCTGGTGAAGTATCGCTTTATTGATTAA
- a CDS encoding ATP-dependent helicase, whose amino-acid sequence MLYVEGPLGSGKTGRLVAETSRLLQTVPASSVLVLCSNHARQQKFIERLLESRKQAVAQLPIYTYAGFVRNTLFNYWPLVEQEISRTLKKGAAVIRPELSGLEDSELILKWLLARLRKESEQKGQAVFENFPGSDQHILKQLVRRLRLRSENLLSRKDMQERSILMNEMCHPEVSWLEQQFDIESYLLRVLDPNKQLDIFNSLLKKDNALSTGLKGEIRHLIVDDVDETIVAQQRLIEFLSPELETLVLAADVDGGSRRGYLNAYPYDWNALKALRPGETVVLTREDSAYQAGQALLANWKRTEGFLPMPPMVKLDDGFMTRVELLEQVVDDVLEALEAGYSPGDFCLVLPKTDFLSFHQLHSRLSQRGIPVQLLSGTKRPSDNPKCKSFISLIQWANAAQWNVYPSRWEIKTILMQGLGFQHLPDISGEGLDQLSQAVGDWLGSNSEGFYPLPPLEVLPFALNGTALSRYELLGQWLQKAPALGFDQQLYSAFKELLAPCATERDGYADLNRIIQSYLRQREIYKGLTRSGQAPDTVAGEDFNRWWLEQVKSGTMADTPEMPEAVQPDALIIGTPQKMIDLEIYRKVQCWLDVSAREWARSDNAPLYNAWVHSAVWDGSNTAFSEEFNEAVIRTRAGHITRSLMLLATEKILAYASDLDDLGGTHMGLLKPRLLNVPELTQDLQALERAVLRADQQPILAYQAGTMAISAVPGAGKTFVNVELLLELIQRGTQPDRILVLTYMDSAAKTLLGRLKKKLAGVSNQLPVVSTIHSLAFRILAENDHAVLAGFLPDDMTILDDYGRGEILSKVALLTQPESTKNVMDWQRAIDRGMNHCKMFGITEAAIQKHIESQPGNFRLAEFLPAFKLYNHELHHSGSLDFTDLITRAVDILRCFPDIREKYQRQFAYIIEDEAQDSSRLLQEFIALLGGENPNLIRTGDTNQSITTTFSSADTAVFRDFVKTAHVPVHMVQSGRCAPEIIALANFWMRQASQLPGLEQAFEPVDMQPVPGQNPALLYAPAAELFDLDKMEESWLVERIQQIRSEEPEAAIAVLVRTNSQVNRVTGLLHQAQIPAVSLSEQLNVNPVFSFIVCTLKLLASPSDLALQSQWYQLQVERSGLPESPARKGLMDSQPLLYQSPLNLDDETLRQWYYDFVDFSRQAAGGNVSALVARIVDRFCTSVADRSNGYLCALMAQDILNAFQHLVHLSPLEIVLHQFEAFQKSWRGKKGFGEVLAQNASQVVQVMSMHKSKGQEFDVVFMPFLQAETFPHEVGSIRFDETDKLVQELDRIHFKGQGQLLEERYQENKKREKIEEEARLIYVGLTRAKRALYLSAHLQTMTRYNKIRKVEPAAVFQTLHAKLNPPLNNVVPIGDGEVESAQAT is encoded by the coding sequence ATGTTATACGTGGAAGGCCCGTTGGGCTCTGGTAAAACCGGTCGTCTGGTGGCGGAAACCAGTCGATTGCTGCAAACCGTCCCGGCGTCCTCGGTGCTGGTTCTCTGTAGCAACCATGCCCGTCAGCAAAAATTTATTGAGCGCCTTCTGGAATCCCGGAAGCAGGCGGTGGCCCAACTGCCCATTTACACCTACGCCGGTTTTGTGCGTAATACGTTGTTTAACTACTGGCCCCTGGTGGAGCAGGAAATCAGCCGCACCCTGAAAAAAGGCGCTGCGGTCATTCGCCCGGAATTATCCGGCCTGGAGGACAGCGAGCTGATTTTAAAATGGCTGCTGGCCCGCTTGCGCAAAGAGTCCGAGCAAAAGGGACAGGCCGTTTTCGAGAACTTTCCCGGCTCGGATCAGCATATTTTAAAGCAACTGGTGCGTCGCCTGCGCCTGCGCTCGGAGAATCTGCTTTCCCGCAAGGACATGCAGGAACGCTCTATCTTGATGAACGAGATGTGCCACCCGGAAGTGAGTTGGCTGGAACAGCAGTTTGATATTGAGAGTTACCTGTTGCGGGTGTTAGACCCCAACAAGCAGCTCGATATTTTCAACAGCCTGCTGAAGAAGGACAACGCCCTGTCCACTGGGCTGAAAGGCGAGATTCGGCATTTGATTGTGGATGATGTGGATGAAACCATTGTGGCCCAGCAGCGGCTCATTGAATTTTTAAGCCCGGAGCTGGAAACGCTGGTGTTGGCGGCGGATGTGGATGGCGGCTCCCGGCGGGGGTATTTAAACGCCTATCCTTATGACTGGAATGCCCTGAAAGCCTTGCGACCCGGGGAGACGGTGGTTTTAACCCGAGAGGACAGCGCTTATCAGGCCGGACAAGCCCTATTGGCCAACTGGAAGCGTACGGAAGGCTTTTTGCCCATGCCGCCCATGGTCAAGCTGGACGATGGCTTTATGACCCGGGTGGAGCTGCTGGAACAAGTGGTGGACGATGTTCTGGAAGCGCTGGAGGCGGGTTACAGTCCCGGCGATTTTTGTCTGGTACTGCCCAAAACGGATTTTCTGAGTTTTCATCAGTTGCACAGTCGCCTTAGTCAGCGAGGCATTCCGGTGCAGTTGTTGTCAGGCACCAAGCGCCCCAGCGATAATCCCAAGTGCAAAAGTTTTATTTCCCTGATTCAGTGGGCCAATGCCGCACAGTGGAATGTCTATCCTTCCCGGTGGGAAATTAAGACCATCCTGATGCAGGGTCTGGGTTTTCAGCATTTACCCGATATTTCCGGGGAGGGGCTGGATCAGTTGTCTCAAGCGGTGGGCGATTGGCTGGGCAGCAATTCGGAAGGCTTTTACCCCCTGCCGCCGCTGGAAGTGCTGCCTTTTGCCCTGAACGGCACTGCTTTATCCCGCTATGAATTGCTGGGGCAATGGTTGCAAAAGGCACCCGCCCTGGGGTTTGATCAACAGCTTTATTCGGCTTTTAAGGAATTGCTGGCCCCTTGTGCCACGGAGCGGGATGGCTACGCGGATTTGAACCGTATTATTCAGAGCTATTTACGGCAGCGGGAAATTTATAAAGGGCTGACCCGATCGGGGCAAGCGCCGGATACGGTGGCCGGTGAGGATTTTAACCGCTGGTGGCTGGAGCAGGTGAAAAGCGGCACTATGGCCGATACGCCTGAAATGCCGGAGGCCGTGCAGCCAGACGCCCTGATTATTGGCACGCCTCAAAAGATGATTGATTTGGAAATTTACCGCAAAGTGCAGTGCTGGCTGGATGTCAGTGCCCGGGAGTGGGCCCGCAGTGACAATGCTCCGCTGTATAACGCCTGGGTGCATTCGGCGGTGTGGGATGGCTCTAATACGGCCTTCAGCGAGGAATTTAACGAGGCGGTCATTCGCACTCGGGCGGGGCATATTACCCGTTCTCTCATGTTGTTGGCCACAGAAAAGATTTTGGCCTACGCCAGCGATCTGGACGATTTAGGGGGAACGCACATGGGCTTGTTAAAACCGCGCTTGCTGAATGTACCGGAACTCACGCAGGATTTGCAGGCGCTGGAGCGAGCGGTACTGCGGGCGGATCAGCAACCCATTCTGGCGTATCAGGCTGGCACCATGGCCATTAGTGCCGTTCCCGGTGCGGGCAAAACCTTTGTGAACGTGGAATTGCTGCTGGAGTTGATTCAGCGGGGCACACAACCCGATCGCATTCTGGTGCTGACCTATATGGACAGCGCCGCCAAAACCCTGCTGGGTCGCTTGAAAAAGAAGCTGGCCGGGGTGAGCAATCAGTTGCCGGTGGTGTCTACCATTCACAGTTTGGCCTTTCGCATTCTGGCGGAAAACGATCATGCCGTGCTGGCCGGATTTTTACCCGATGATATGACCATACTGGATGATTACGGGCGGGGCGAAATCCTCAGTAAAGTGGCCTTGCTCACCCAGCCGGAATCCACCAAAAATGTGATGGACTGGCAGCGGGCCATTGATCGGGGTATGAACCACTGCAAAATGTTTGGCATCACCGAAGCCGCCATTCAGAAACACATTGAGAGCCAGCCCGGTAATTTTCGGCTGGCGGAATTTTTGCCCGCCTTCAAGTTGTATAATCACGAACTGCACCACAGCGGCTCGCTGGATTTTACGGATTTAATCACCAGAGCCGTGGATATTTTACGGTGTTTTCCCGATATTCGGGAAAAATATCAGCGGCAATTTGCCTATATTATCGAGGATGAGGCCCAGGACTCTTCTCGCCTGTTGCAGGAATTTATCGCCCTATTGGGTGGTGAAAATCCCAATTTAATTCGCACTGGCGATACCAACCAATCCATCACCACCACCTTCAGTTCCGCCGATACTGCCGTGTTTCGGGATTTTGTCAAAACCGCGCACGTGCCGGTTCACATGGTTCAAAGCGGACGCTGCGCCCCAGAAATTATCGCCCTGGCCAATTTCTGGATGCGACAGGCCAGTCAGCTTCCGGGGCTGGAACAAGCCTTTGAGCCAGTGGATATGCAACCCGTACCCGGACAAAACCCGGCTTTGTTGTATGCCCCCGCCGCCGAATTGTTTGATCTGGACAAGATGGAAGAGAGCTGGCTGGTGGAGCGCATTCAGCAAATCCGCTCTGAAGAACCGGAAGCCGCCATTGCCGTTTTGGTGCGCACCAATTCGCAGGTTAACCGGGTCACCGGGTTGTTACACCAGGCCCAAATCCCGGCGGTCAGTTTGAGTGAGCAGTTGAACGTGAATCCGGTTTTTTCCTTCATCGTCTGCACCCTCAAGCTACTGGCCTCGCCTTCCGATTTAGCCCTGCAAAGTCAGTGGTATCAGTTGCAAGTGGAACGCTCTGGTTTGCCAGAGTCTCCTGCTCGCAAGGGCCTGATGGACAGCCAGCCCTTGCTGTATCAATCGCCGTTGAATTTGGATGATGAAACGCTGCGGCAGTGGTATTACGATTTTGTTGACTTCAGTCGGCAAGCGGCGGGAGGGAATGTCAGCGCCCTGGTGGCCCGCATCGTGGATCGGTTTTGCACGTCTGTGGCGGATCGCAGCAACGGATATTTGTGCGCCTTGATGGCTCAGGATATCTTGAACGCTTTTCAGCATTTGGTGCATTTATCGCCGTTGGAGATTGTGCTGCACCAGTTTGAGGCTTTTCAAAAATCCTGGCGGGGCAAGAAGGGCTTTGGCGAAGTATTGGCTCAAAACGCCAGTCAGGTGGTGCAGGTGATGAGCATGCACAAGTCCAAGGGGCAGGAATTTGACGTGGTGTTTATGCCCTTCTTGCAGGCGGAAACCTTTCCGCATGAGGTCGGTAGCATTCGCTTTGATGAAACGGATAAACTGGTTCAGGAGCTGGATCGCATTCACTTCAAGGGGCAAGGGCAATTGCTGGAAGAGCGTTATCAGGAAAATAAAAAGCGGGAAAAAATTGAAGAGGAAGCCCGATTAATTTATGTGGGCCTGACCCGGGCCAAGCGCGCTTTATACCTTTCAGCGCATTTGCAGACCATGACCCGCTATAACAAAATTCGGAAAGTTGAACCTGCCGCGGTTTTTCAAACCCTACACGCCAAATTGAATCCGCCGCTGAATAATGTGGTTCCGATTGGGGATGGGGAGGTTGAAAGTGCCCAGGCCACTTGA
- the ahcY gene encoding adenosylhomocysteinase yields MTAIPCEIKDPSLAAQGKKQIEWADRDMPVLAQIRERFAKEKPFAGIRLSACCHITKETANLARALQAGGAETVLIASNPLSTQDDVAASLVHDYNVSVYAIKGESVETYTKHVNIALDHKPQIIIDDGSDVVATLVKERPDLISDMLGSTEETTTGIVRLQAMEKDGKLPWPAIAVNDAQTKHFFDNRYGTGQSTMDGVIRATNILLAGKNVVVVGYGWCGKGCAMRARGLGANVIVTEVNPIRAIEAVMDGFRVMPMQEAAKEGDVFVTVTGNRHVIDKKHFEAMKDGAIVCNSGHFDLELNLESLAAMSKSREQIRPFMEEFTLNNGRRVLVLGEGRLINLAAAEGHPASVMDMSFANQALAVEYLVKNKGKLSNNVHVLPAHVDTDIATLKLKAMGVSIDVLTPEMTEYMNSWTIGT; encoded by the coding sequence ATGACAGCAATTCCCTGCGAAATCAAAGACCCTTCCCTGGCCGCTCAGGGTAAAAAGCAAATTGAATGGGCCGATCGGGACATGCCCGTGCTGGCGCAAATCCGGGAGCGCTTTGCCAAAGAAAAGCCCTTTGCCGGAATCCGCCTGTCCGCTTGCTGTCACATCACCAAGGAAACCGCCAACCTGGCCCGTGCCCTGCAAGCCGGTGGCGCCGAGACGGTGTTAATCGCCTCCAACCCGCTCAGCACCCAGGATGACGTGGCCGCATCGCTGGTTCACGATTACAACGTTTCCGTGTACGCCATCAAAGGCGAATCCGTGGAAACCTACACCAAGCACGTCAACATCGCCCTGGATCACAAGCCCCAAATCATCATCGATGACGGCTCCGACGTGGTGGCCACTTTGGTGAAAGAGCGTCCCGACCTGATTAGCGATATGCTTGGCAGCACCGAGGAAACCACGACTGGCATCGTGCGCTTGCAGGCTATGGAAAAAGACGGCAAGCTGCCCTGGCCCGCCATCGCCGTGAACGATGCCCAGACCAAACACTTCTTTGACAACCGCTACGGCACCGGCCAAAGCACCATGGATGGCGTCATTCGAGCCACCAACATTCTGCTGGCAGGTAAGAACGTGGTGGTGGTCGGGTACGGCTGGTGCGGTAAAGGCTGCGCCATGCGGGCTCGTGGCTTGGGCGCCAACGTCATCGTCACCGAAGTCAACCCCATTCGGGCCATCGAAGCGGTCATGGACGGCTTCCGGGTGATGCCCATGCAAGAAGCCGCTAAAGAAGGCGATGTGTTCGTGACCGTGACCGGCAACCGCCACGTCATCGACAAAAAGCACTTTGAAGCCATGAAAGACGGAGCCATCGTTTGCAACTCCGGTCATTTCGATTTGGAATTGAACCTGGAATCCCTGGCCGCCATGTCCAAAAGCCGTGAACAAATCCGTCCCTTCATGGAAGAGTTCACCCTGAACAACGGACGTCGGGTGCTGGTGCTGGGCGAAGGCCGCTTGATCAACCTGGCCGCCGCTGAGGGCCACCCGGCCAGCGTCATGGATATGAGCTTCGCTAACCAAGCGTTGGCTGTCGAATATCTGGTCAAAAACAAGGGCAAACTCTCCAACAACGTCCATGTTTTACCGGCTCATGTGGATACCGATATCGCCACCCTGAAGCTGAAGGCCATGGGCGTATCCATCGATGTCCTGACCCCGGAAATGACCGAATACATGAACTCCTGGACCATTGGGACATAA
- the fliW gene encoding flagellar assembly protein FliW: MANKIIQTARFGEVSVDEDRIINFIEPILGFSDSARYVILDHAEDSPFKWLQSADDPELAFVVTNPKLFDIDYEFTLSDETAEHLALHSADDALVMTIVNIPQEDPSKMTTNLLGPIVVNQASRKALQVVLHDSGYSTKTRLIPDEVLQQQPKGASSVSSPASADKGE; encoded by the coding sequence ATGGCTAACAAAATTATTCAAACCGCGCGCTTTGGAGAGGTCTCTGTAGACGAGGATCGCATCATTAACTTCATTGAGCCGATTTTGGGCTTTAGCGACTCCGCGCGTTACGTAATTCTGGATCACGCAGAAGATTCGCCGTTTAAATGGCTCCAATCCGCTGATGATCCTGAACTGGCCTTTGTGGTGACCAACCCCAAGTTGTTCGATATCGACTACGAATTTACCCTGTCCGATGAAACCGCAGAACATTTAGCCCTGCATAGCGCTGATGACGCTTTGGTGATGACCATCGTCAACATTCCGCAGGAAGATCCCAGTAAAATGACCACCAACCTGCTGGGGCCCATTGTGGTCAATCAGGCCAGCCGAAAAGCCCTGCAAGTGGTGCTGCACGACAGTGGATACAGCACCAAAACCCGCCTGATTCCTGATGAAGTTCTACAGCAGCAACCCAAAGGAGCGTCCTCGGTCTCATCTCCGGCATCCGCTGATAAAGGAGAGTAG
- a CDS encoding PD-(D/E)XK nuclease family protein has product MPRPLEFTQISSDAFKSWSRCKRQFFYKHVKKMQWPSDIQHFRLGRDVHKLLDYQARGLDCSLLLENAPMDVRVSWQKLMAHPVAHLPVIANEWAFHVPMPTSQGYTEWLTGRIDRVARREDTVLVIDWKTGTGVPRNPEVDWQTRLYLFALVEVAHTQSAADLNLNWHGPLQPEQVRFVYVEVKADNHSPVREVVLDYTAAKHEATRQTLSAIVSAMAVEESYDLPDNRQCPDKFCAYRTICGIDSLN; this is encoded by the coding sequence GTGCCCAGGCCACTTGAATTTACCCAGATTTCCTCCGATGCCTTTAAATCCTGGAGCCGATGCAAACGTCAGTTTTTTTACAAGCACGTTAAAAAAATGCAGTGGCCCAGCGATATTCAGCATTTTCGGCTGGGCCGGGACGTGCATAAATTGCTGGATTATCAGGCTCGGGGGCTGGATTGCAGCCTTCTACTGGAAAACGCCCCCATGGATGTGCGGGTGAGCTGGCAGAAGCTGATGGCGCATCCTGTGGCGCATTTACCGGTGATCGCCAACGAGTGGGCCTTTCACGTGCCCATGCCCACCAGCCAGGGATATACGGAGTGGTTGACCGGACGAATCGATCGGGTGGCTCGCCGGGAGGATACGGTGCTGGTGATCGACTGGAAAACCGGAACCGGGGTGCCACGCAATCCGGAAGTGGACTGGCAAACCCGCTTGTATTTGTTCGCCTTGGTGGAAGTGGCTCACACGCAATCCGCGGCGGATTTGAATTTGAACTGGCATGGGCCCCTTCAGCCGGAGCAGGTGCGGTTTGTATACGTGGAAGTGAAGGCCGATAATCACTCTCCGGTGCGGGAGGTGGTTCTGGATTACACTGCGGCCAAGCACGAGGCCACCCGGCAAACCCTGTCCGCCATTGTTTCGGCCATGGCGGTGGAAGAATCCTATGACTTGCCGGACAATCGTCAGTGCCCCGATAAGTTTTGTGCTTATCGAACCATTTGCGGTATCGATAGTTTAAATTAA
- the csrA gene encoding carbon storage regulator CsrA has protein sequence MLVLTRKTGQKIIIANEIEVTILETKGDSVKIGIEAPKQITIYREEIFEEIKKSNRLATQDAETARLNKAIEAVNLIKTSPPAKEG, from the coding sequence ATGCTGGTACTCACCCGGAAAACCGGTCAAAAAATCATCATCGCCAATGAAATCGAAGTGACCATCCTGGAAACCAAGGGAGATTCGGTCAAAATTGGCATTGAAGCCCCCAAACAAATCACCATCTACCGGGAAGAAATTTTCGAGGAAATCAAAAAAAGCAACCGACTGGCCACTCAGGATGCGGAAACAGCCCGCCTGAACAAGGCCATTGAGGCGGTCAACCTGATTAAAACCAGTCCTCCCGCAAAGGAGGGATAG
- the rpe gene encoding ribulose-phosphate 3-epimerase — translation MSAVSPRYQAHPTLVAPSILSADFARLGEELHRLEAAQADWIHVDVMDGMFVPNLTLGPPIIKALRKHSALPFDVHLMIEQPDRYLADFRDAGADIITVHAEACPHLHRTLSEIRRLGCKAGVSLNPATPVSAIENVLDALDLVLVMSVNPGFGGQSFIPQSLKKLAQVKTLIADRPIFLEVDGGVSPKNAAEVRSAGANVIVAGSAVFKAEDMAATIQALKG, via the coding sequence ATGAGCGCAGTCAGCCCCCGCTATCAAGCCCATCCGACGTTGGTGGCCCCCTCCATTCTCTCGGCGGATTTTGCCCGGCTGGGAGAGGAACTGCACCGGCTGGAAGCGGCTCAGGCCGACTGGATTCACGTGGATGTAATGGACGGCATGTTTGTGCCCAACCTGACCCTTGGCCCACCGATTATCAAAGCCTTGCGCAAGCACAGCGCCCTGCCGTTTGACGTGCATCTGATGATTGAGCAACCCGACCGCTATTTGGCCGACTTCCGGGATGCCGGGGCCGATATCATTACCGTGCATGCGGAAGCCTGCCCGCACTTGCACCGCACCCTGAGCGAAATTCGTCGGCTGGGCTGTAAGGCGGGGGTTTCCCTGAACCCGGCCACGCCCGTTTCCGCTATCGAAAACGTGCTGGACGCCCTGGATTTGGTGCTGGTGATGTCGGTTAATCCCGGTTTTGGGGGACAGAGCTTTATACCCCAAAGCCTGAAGAAGCTGGCCCAGGTAAAAACGCTGATCGCCGATCGGCCGATTTTTCTGGAGGTGGATGGTGGGGTTTCACCTAAAAACGCCGCTGAAGTGCGATCCGCCGGGGCCAACGTGATTGTGGCCGGTTCCGCCGTATTTAAAGCCGAGGATATGGCCGCCACAATTCAGGCCCTGAAGGGGTAA
- a CDS encoding tetratricopeptide repeat protein, with the protein MAVFSQLNEARDLLFRERKAPAAEKSLGPLMKQAKSFSAEEQRALFELMGLALRAQGRFVEAAELYTQVHDYYQSGYCAMLQGKTQAMQQAWSRVLSQRQNHWCVSLYGLISGQLRTVPTIFQIRNHMESDIANLIAANRVEYLENYLNYVDFLTQVNLEAPKFAGRALMNAGWLDRAGKYLLQGQKALPNDPEIYFHLGQYSMASKHLKEARLMLNQCLLISPTYRPASDLLETLTDHSPETH; encoded by the coding sequence GTGGCTGTCTTCTCTCAACTTAATGAAGCCAGAGATCTGTTATTCAGAGAGAGAAAGGCCCCGGCAGCCGAAAAATCGCTAGGCCCGTTAATGAAGCAGGCCAAGTCATTCAGTGCTGAAGAGCAACGGGCCCTGTTTGAACTGATGGGTCTGGCGCTGAGGGCGCAAGGCCGGTTCGTGGAGGCTGCCGAGCTTTACACACAGGTTCATGATTACTACCAGAGTGGCTACTGCGCCATGTTACAAGGCAAAACGCAAGCCATGCAGCAGGCCTGGAGCAGGGTGCTGAGCCAGCGTCAAAACCACTGGTGCGTGTCCCTGTACGGATTAATCAGCGGTCAACTGAGGACGGTTCCCACCATTTTCCAGATTCGCAACCACATGGAAAGCGATATCGCCAACCTGATTGCGGCCAACCGGGTCGAATACCTGGAAAATTACCTGAACTACGTGGATTTCCTGACTCAAGTCAATCTGGAAGCGCCCAAATTTGCCGGGCGGGCCCTGATGAACGCCGGTTGGCTGGATCGAGCGGGAAAATATCTTCTGCAAGGACAAAAAGCCCTGCCCAACGACCCTGAAATCTACTTCCATCTGGGGCAGTACAGCATGGCTTCAAAGCACCTGAAAGAGGCTCGCCTGATGTTGAATCAGTGCCTGCTCATCAGCCCAACCTATCGCCCCGCCAGTGACTTACTGGAGACGTTAACCGATCATTCCCCCGAAACGCATTGA
- a CDS encoding M14 family zinc carboxypeptidase: MSVLLPSHRQILAHSVQNRPIEGVFFGPPQPERLNTLIVGVFHGDETISGALVTHFVEQLQAGQFAGEPIDFRARPTLIIPVLNSDGLAAGTRVNANGVDLNRNYPTPDWAEDNRDTPYYSGLAAASEPETRLMIELIERYQPQKILTVHSPYKVLNFDGPARAFAEAMSEESGYAVVESIGYPTPGSFGTYAGVIRQIPVVTLELPPGLDEPFDPELPPAESLEQVWAANRTSLEVAIRF; this comes from the coding sequence ATGAGTGTTCTGCTTCCCTCCCATCGCCAGATTCTGGCCCATTCGGTGCAAAACCGGCCTATTGAAGGCGTGTTTTTCGGCCCTCCACAGCCGGAGCGTCTGAATACCCTGATCGTGGGTGTTTTTCATGGAGATGAAACCATTAGTGGGGCGTTGGTGACTCATTTCGTGGAACAGTTGCAAGCCGGGCAGTTTGCGGGAGAACCCATCGATTTTAGGGCCCGGCCCACCCTCATCATTCCGGTACTCAACTCGGATGGGCTGGCCGCTGGCACTCGGGTAAACGCCAATGGCGTGGACTTGAACCGTAACTATCCCACTCCGGACTGGGCGGAGGACAACCGAGATACGCCTTATTATTCGGGCTTGGCGGCGGCCAGTGAGCCGGAAACCCGCCTGATGATTGAATTGATTGAACGTTACCAGCCTCAAAAAATCCTGACCGTCCATTCTCCCTATAAAGTGCTGAACTTTGACGGCCCTGCTCGAGCGTTTGCCGAGGCCATGTCTGAGGAGTCCGGGTATGCGGTGGTTGAGAGTATCGGTTACCCCACGCCGGGTTCCTTTGGCACCTATGCCGGTGTGATTCGGCAAATTCCGGTGGTGACTCTGGAACTGCCGCCCGGCCTGGATGAGCCCTTTGATCCGGAACTCCCCCCGGCGGAATCGCTGGAGCAAGTGTGGGCGGCCAATCGCACTTCGCTGGAAGTAGCGATTCGGTTTTAA
- a CDS encoding lysophospholipid acyltransferase family protein yields the protein MGIKLKNSRILKILLSQVAGQPLRWIRASWRLEGVESDPQAQTILDSGKPVIYALWHGRMYCLFKAVPLEKVAILVSPSNDGEFITRLARTIGFRHFVRGSHKRGGTQAILGLRKALLEDDLSIAFTVDGPRGPRYKVKPGIIRLASQTGAPIIPLGSATEWLLSKFDRAWDHYHAPMPFTKMRLMYGKPLQVPEALSDEQIQAYCTELESELLRVNLAADSQYGFHHQERL from the coding sequence ATGGGCATAAAACTCAAAAACAGCCGCATTCTCAAGATCCTGTTGTCTCAGGTGGCAGGCCAGCCCTTGCGCTGGATTCGGGCCTCCTGGCGGCTAGAAGGCGTGGAAAGCGATCCGCAAGCCCAGACCATTCTGGACTCCGGCAAACCGGTGATTTATGCCCTGTGGCACGGGCGTATGTACTGCCTGTTCAAAGCCGTGCCGCTCGAAAAAGTGGCCATTTTGGTCAGCCCCAGTAACGATGGAGAATTTATCACCCGGTTGGCCCGCACCATTGGCTTTCGGCATTTTGTGCGGGGATCTCACAAACGGGGCGGCACGCAGGCTATTTTAGGATTGCGAAAAGCCCTGCTGGAAGATGATCTCTCCATTGCCTTTACCGTGGATGGCCCTCGGGGCCCTCGCTACAAAGTCAAACCGGGAATTATTCGTCTGGCCAGCCAGACCGGTGCGCCTATCATTCCGCTGGGTTCGGCCACCGAATGGCTGTTGAGCAAGTTTGATCGGGCATGGGACCATTATCACGCCCCCATGCCCTTTACCAAAATGCGCCTGATGTATGGCAAGCCCCTGCAGGTGCCCGAAGCCCTCTCGGACGAGCAGATTCAGGCCTATTGCACGGAGTTGGAGTCGGAATTGCTGCGGGTGAATTTAGCGGCTGACAGCCAGTATGGCTTTCATCATCAGGAACGTCTTTAG